A stretch of Acaryochloris thomasi RCC1774 DNA encodes these proteins:
- a CDS encoding glycosyltransferase: protein MKVTILATGTRGDVQPYVALGLGLKAAGHQVRVASSKTFSEFVGAHALEFHPLEVDVKQVLGSEVGADIMKKGSNPVQFIRLYGKLMRPFIEQQLHDSWQACQGADALIYSPLSFGGASFGEKLQIPHFLAKIQPVGITREFPSPVIPPGIKLGGMYNLLTYKVVKQISRQTLTPPVKDWLQANLQISPARSWRQLQYQKAQLFGFSDAVVPKPHDWPDSWYVTGYWVLEQSNWQPPAELIEFLAAGPPPVYIGFGSMKSQSPAALTQLAIKALSLSNQRGILLTGWGSLRQTDLPKDVYIVDSVSHDWLFPQMAAVVHHGGSGTTAASLRAGVPTIITPFVADQPFWGDRIQKLGIGPAPIRQNKLTADALSKSISAAINHQPFKERAVRLSQRIKAENGVAQAVDIFNQLIKD, encoded by the coding sequence ATGAAAGTCACAATTTTAGCCACTGGAACACGAGGGGATGTGCAGCCCTACGTTGCTCTGGGACTAGGCTTAAAAGCTGCCGGTCATCAGGTCCGAGTTGCCAGCAGTAAGACGTTCTCTGAATTTGTGGGTGCCCATGCTCTGGAGTTCCACCCTCTAGAGGTAGATGTTAAGCAGGTGCTGGGCAGCGAAGTTGGCGCAGACATTATGAAAAAAGGGTCAAACCCCGTTCAGTTTATCCGCCTCTACGGGAAACTGATGCGACCCTTTATTGAGCAGCAGCTTCATGACTCATGGCAAGCCTGTCAGGGGGCAGACGCCTTGATTTATTCGCCTCTCAGCTTTGGCGGCGCTTCATTTGGCGAAAAGCTACAAATTCCTCACTTCCTCGCCAAAATTCAGCCGGTTGGCATCACACGCGAGTTCCCTAGCCCCGTCATCCCGCCTGGCATCAAGCTCGGAGGGATGTACAACTTATTGACGTATAAAGTTGTCAAGCAGATTTCAAGACAAACGCTGACTCCTCCGGTTAAAGATTGGCTGCAGGCAAATCTACAAATTTCACCCGCTCGCTCATGGCGTCAGTTGCAGTATCAAAAAGCTCAGTTGTTTGGCTTCAGTGATGCCGTTGTCCCCAAACCCCATGACTGGCCCGACTCCTGGTATGTGACTGGGTACTGGGTTTTAGAGCAGTCGAACTGGCAACCTCCTGCAGAGCTGATAGAGTTTCTTGCCGCAGGACCACCGCCTGTTTACATCGGCTTTGGCAGCATGAAAAGCCAAAGCCCCGCAGCACTGACCCAGTTGGCAATCAAAGCACTATCTTTATCAAACCAACGCGGCATTTTGCTCACAGGTTGGGGTAGCTTGCGTCAAACAGACCTACCGAAAGATGTATACATAGTTGATTCGGTTTCCCATGATTGGTTATTCCCACAGATGGCCGCAGTTGTTCATCACGGCGGCTCAGGGACAACGGCAGCGAGCTTAAGGGCAGGCGTGCCAACGATTATCACCCCATTTGTTGCCGATCAGCCTTTTTGGGGCGATCGCATCCAAAAGCTCGGCATTGGCCCTGCTCCAATCCGACAGAATAAACTAACGGCTGACGCCCTATCTAAATCTATTTCTGCAGCGATTAACCATCAACCATTTAAAGAACGAGCCGTTCGCCTTAGTCAAAGAATTAAAGCTGAGAATGGCGTAGCCCAGGCCGTCGATATATTCAATCAACTTATCAAAGACTGA
- a CDS encoding PEP-CTERM sorting domain-containing protein, whose protein sequence is MNPTFSLAIGLAISATALAAPAARAASLSFSIDNVTGDLSGESFSGSFDFDDSGLTGSGDEFAPVSNLSFDFLGTNFSEANAVAGPEAVFSDNQLLGLNYAAETTGPTDFTFLSFAPAPSSGELSLFTYDTTTVSDGSVTQLEGTGEISYTSVPEPSTVLGSAAILGLMFLVRRQRQKYAA, encoded by the coding sequence ATGAACCCTACATTCTCCCTTGCCATTGGCTTAGCCATTTCTGCCACAGCCCTTGCGGCTCCTGCGGCTCGCGCAGCTTCTCTCTCCTTTAGTATTGATAACGTCACGGGCGATCTATCCGGCGAGAGTTTCTCTGGTTCCTTCGATTTTGACGACTCTGGACTCACCGGCTCGGGAGATGAATTTGCACCCGTATCCAATCTGTCCTTCGACTTCCTCGGCACAAATTTTTCTGAAGCCAATGCAGTCGCGGGTCCAGAAGCGGTTTTCTCTGACAACCAGCTCCTCGGGCTAAATTATGCCGCAGAAACAACAGGTCCGACCGATTTCACCTTCCTGTCCTTTGCGCCAGCTCCCTCCAGTGGAGAGCTGTCCCTATTTACCTATGACACAACGACCGTCAGCGATGGTTCCGTGACTCAGCTTGAAGGAACAGGAGAGATCAGCTATACCTCTGTCCCTGAACCCAGCACAGTTCTAGGTTCTGCTGCAATTTTAGGTTTGATGTTTCTGGTCCGCAGGCAAAGGCAAAAGTACGCTGCCTAA
- a CDS encoding MFS transporter, which produces MSVVCAAIKNGEVAIACDTQISFGSTIATSTHIANANKLHKVNDSIIGIVGWNTLSDMVDHLILKHPDRFQLSNRMEIYSTLLELHSIMKKDYFLNTKTSDNKQPVESSQFNAIIVNPHGLFEISKLREVNEYRQYWSVGSGRQYALGAMHAAYAQNASASQIVTAGIAAGCEFDQGCSLPICIEVLYMHDH; this is translated from the coding sequence ATGTCGGTTGTTTGCGCTGCGATTAAGAATGGAGAGGTTGCGATCGCATGTGATACCCAAATCAGTTTTGGCTCCACCATCGCTACATCAACCCACATCGCCAATGCCAACAAACTGCACAAAGTTAACGACAGCATCATCGGCATTGTCGGCTGGAATACCCTCTCTGACATGGTGGATCACCTCATTCTCAAGCATCCCGACCGGTTTCAACTCTCAAATCGCATGGAGATTTACTCAACCCTGCTCGAACTCCATTCGATCATGAAAAAAGACTACTTCCTCAACACCAAGACCAGTGATAATAAGCAGCCCGTCGAATCCAGCCAGTTCAACGCCATCATCGTGAATCCTCACGGTCTCTTTGAAATCAGCAAGCTCAGAGAAGTCAACGAGTATCGGCAGTACTGGAGCGTCGGCAGTGGCCGCCAATATGCCCTTGGGGCCATGCATGCAGCCTATGCACAAAACGCCTCAGCTTCGCAGATTGTGACCGCAGGCATCGCAGCAGGTTGCGAGTTTGATCAAGGCTGCTCACTGCCTATTTGTATAGAAGTTCTCTATATGCATGATCATTAG
- a CDS encoding VOC family protein, with translation MHELRPFHIAFPVHDLKTARDFYGGLLNCPEGRSAKNWVDFNLYGHQIVAHLSPKAEAHSNPVDGHAVPVPHFGVVLTLEDWKQLRDRLLQAGVQFEIEPYIRFEGQPGEQATMFFRDPSGNALEFKAFRDMAQLFATEKSHS, from the coding sequence ATGCACGAACTCCGTCCCTTTCATATCGCTTTCCCTGTCCACGATCTTAAGACCGCCCGAGATTTTTATGGCGGCCTCCTAAACTGCCCCGAAGGCCGTAGTGCCAAAAACTGGGTTGATTTCAATCTCTACGGCCACCAAATTGTGGCTCATTTAAGTCCCAAGGCTGAGGCTCACTCGAACCCCGTCGATGGCCACGCTGTCCCGGTTCCTCACTTTGGGGTGGTACTGACGCTAGAGGACTGGAAACAATTACGAGATCGCCTCCTTCAGGCCGGAGTGCAGTTTGAAATCGAACCCTACATTCGTTTTGAAGGGCAGCCAGGGGAACAGGCCACGATGTTTTTCCGCGATCCTTCCGGCAATGCCCTTGAGTTCAAAGCCTTTAGAGATATGGCCCAACTCTTTGCGACTGAAAAATCTCACTCATGA
- the devC gene encoding ABC transporter permease DevC, with protein MKPKRRFSLPFKLASSRVNLAWAQLTHQKVKLVIAITGVGFANILMFTQLGLRAVLFDGITLIHEQLEGELFMISTYTRALGRSTFPRVYLYQANAVAGVRSARPLYIAEANWVSPEKIGKSTTDPADDSIFPDEVKILAFNPAQPVFKLPGVNQQLNRLSEPDTVLFDRLSQPSLGPISERLAQQDQVRTVMDQRRVSVIGDFQLGSTLFTKGHVIMSDWNYAQRYGQDRLRDVSLGLLVLAPGSDPIQVQRQLQANLPASVSVFTREELIIKEKTYWESDPSGIVLNFGALMGFIVGVIVVYQVLYTDVAEHLPEYATLKAMGYADRALLMVVLQEAMLLAVLGFIPGTAASVGVYSLLSYLTKIPLVLRPDVMLQVFLLTFLMCSSAGAIAVRKLKKADPADIF; from the coding sequence ATGAAGCCGAAGCGGCGCTTTTCCCTGCCATTCAAGCTAGCATCCTCTAGAGTCAATCTAGCCTGGGCGCAGTTGACCCACCAAAAAGTCAAGCTGGTGATTGCGATCACGGGGGTTGGCTTTGCCAATATTCTCATGTTCACTCAACTGGGTTTGAGGGCGGTCCTCTTTGACGGGATTACGCTGATCCACGAACAGCTAGAGGGTGAGCTGTTTATGATTTCGACCTATACTCGCGCCCTAGGACGTTCCACCTTCCCGCGTGTTTACCTGTATCAAGCGAATGCAGTTGCTGGGGTTCGCTCAGCCAGACCGCTATATATCGCTGAGGCCAACTGGGTCAGTCCAGAGAAAATCGGCAAATCAACAACTGACCCAGCCGACGACTCTATTTTCCCTGATGAGGTCAAAATACTGGCCTTTAATCCAGCACAGCCAGTCTTTAAATTACCGGGAGTGAATCAACAGCTCAATCGTCTAAGCGAACCGGATACCGTTCTTTTTGATCGGTTATCGCAGCCCTCCCTCGGACCGATTTCAGAACGACTGGCCCAGCAGGATCAGGTCCGCACGGTCATGGATCAGCGTCGAGTCTCAGTGATCGGTGACTTTCAGCTTGGCAGCACCTTGTTCACCAAGGGGCACGTGATCATGAGTGACTGGAACTATGCCCAGCGCTACGGTCAAGATCGCCTCCGTGACGTGAGCTTAGGGTTGCTGGTACTTGCGCCTGGTTCTGACCCAATCCAGGTGCAGCGACAGTTGCAGGCGAATTTGCCTGCATCGGTTTCAGTGTTTACCCGCGAAGAGCTAATCATAAAGGAGAAGACCTACTGGGAGTCTGACCCTAGCGGCATTGTCCTTAATTTCGGGGCGTTGATGGGGTTCATTGTCGGGGTGATTGTTGTATACCAAGTTTTATACACCGATGTTGCCGAACATCTGCCCGAATATGCCACGCTCAAAGCGATGGGCTATGCTGATCGCGCCTTGTTGATGGTGGTTCTGCAGGAAGCAATGCTGCTGGCAGTTCTAGGCTTCATTCCTGGCACAGCCGCTTCGGTGGGCGTCTATAGTTTGCTCAGCTACCTGACAAAGATTCCGCTGGTGCTGCGCCCTGATGTGATGCTGCAGGTTTTCTTGTTGACCTTTCTAATGTGCAGCTCGGCAGGTGCGATCGCAGTTCGCAAACTCAAAAAAGCTGATCCTGCCGATATTTTCTAA
- a CDS encoding HlyD family efflux transporter periplasmic adaptor subunit, translating to MLPLSFLPIPLKAIGLLTIGLSPLIFSCGQLKEPPTKAQEVKAPTAVVARGKIIPQWDVIKLSVPNAEDSRVNRIMVKEGDRVQANQVIAILQGADRRLADLKAARANVSLLQARLKKAKQTDAKPGAISAQQAVIERLNVQLPAERKQLQAELASAQSTLQEASLAYGRRQMLLQEGAINKAELEAARQDFETAQATVAARQAALEKIDTTLNAQIREEKARLADLQQVRPVDVSIAQAELQQALIEVEQRQADLEDTQVRAPIGGQILRINTKVGEQVNTQLGIVELGRTQQMYVQAEVYETDLAKVSEGQQATMISEYGGFAGEIQGQIETVALQIGQPTIAADETNPTTDDNARVVNVSIRIDPDDNEKVSGLTNMQVRVTIALASDRP from the coding sequence ATGTTGCCTTTGTCCTTCTTACCCATCCCTCTCAAAGCCATCGGATTGTTGACCATTGGCTTAAGTCCTCTTATCTTTAGCTGTGGTCAACTCAAAGAGCCGCCCACTAAGGCCCAAGAGGTCAAAGCTCCTACAGCAGTTGTAGCGCGGGGCAAGATTATTCCTCAGTGGGATGTGATTAAGCTCTCTGTTCCCAATGCTGAAGACAGCCGCGTTAACCGGATTATGGTGAAAGAAGGAGATCGCGTCCAGGCCAATCAGGTGATTGCTATCCTGCAGGGGGCTGACCGTCGTTTAGCAGACCTCAAGGCTGCTCGCGCCAACGTCTCACTTCTGCAGGCCCGATTAAAGAAAGCAAAGCAGACAGATGCAAAACCGGGGGCGATCTCAGCTCAGCAGGCCGTTATTGAACGACTTAACGTGCAGCTTCCGGCAGAGCGCAAACAGCTACAGGCAGAGCTTGCCAGTGCCCAATCAACGCTTCAAGAAGCCTCTTTAGCCTACGGGCGACGCCAGATGCTTTTGCAAGAAGGAGCCATTAACAAAGCAGAGCTGGAAGCAGCCCGACAGGATTTTGAAACGGCTCAGGCGACCGTGGCCGCTCGACAGGCTGCCCTAGAGAAAATCGACACGACGCTCAATGCTCAAATCAGAGAAGAAAAGGCTCGACTCGCCGATCTGCAGCAGGTGCGCCCCGTCGATGTTTCCATTGCCCAAGCTGAACTACAGCAGGCTTTGATTGAGGTGGAACAGCGCCAAGCGGATCTAGAAGACACTCAGGTCAGAGCGCCCATCGGGGGCCAGATTCTGCGGATTAATACGAAGGTTGGTGAGCAGGTCAACACGCAGCTCGGGATTGTTGAGTTGGGTCGCACCCAGCAAATGTACGTGCAGGCCGAGGTCTATGAGACGGATTTAGCCAAGGTGAGCGAAGGTCAACAGGCCACGATGATTAGTGAATATGGTGGCTTTGCGGGTGAGATTCAAGGGCAGATAGAAACGGTTGCTCTCCAGATTGGCCAGCCCACCATTGCGGCAGATGAGACTAATCCCACCACTGATGATAATGCCAGGGTTGTCAACGTCAGCATTCGTATTGATCCTGACGATAATGAGAAGGTCTCTGGCCTAACGAATATGCAAGTTCGCGTCACGATTGCTTTAGCGTCAGATCGCCCATGA
- a CDS encoding thioesterase II family protein yields MTTMIKAEPKKLQPWFPEMLRPGVAHLFCFPYAGGSSAMYRSWQTHLSPQIQLCPVELPGRGQRFNESPFQTLPSLIADLGAALLPHLNRPFAFFGHSMGALISFELARWLRSHQSPLPQHLFVSGRSAPSLPPTAPAIHTVSDEQFIAELRHYAGTPEAILQHPELMQILLPTLRADFKLLETYEYHPQAPLPFPITALGSFADSVAPPATLEDWQIETSEQFNLRMFPGDHFFLQGAEPPLAELCAQALCPEGLKH; encoded by the coding sequence ATGACAACCATGATTAAAGCAGAACCGAAGAAGCTGCAGCCCTGGTTTCCTGAAATGCTCCGCCCAGGAGTTGCTCATCTCTTTTGCTTCCCCTATGCCGGGGGAAGTTCTGCAATGTATCGATCCTGGCAGACTCATTTATCACCTCAAATCCAGCTTTGTCCTGTTGAACTGCCGGGGCGAGGACAGCGGTTTAATGAAAGTCCGTTCCAAACTCTACCGTCCCTCATTGCAGACCTAGGCGCAGCACTTTTGCCCCACTTAAATCGGCCTTTTGCTTTCTTTGGGCACAGTATGGGGGCTTTGATTAGTTTTGAGTTAGCGCGGTGGTTGCGATCGCATCAGTCCCCTCTACCGCAACACCTCTTCGTCTCAGGTCGCTCTGCCCCCAGCCTGCCGCCAACGGCTCCCGCCATTCACACTGTATCTGACGAACAATTTATTGCTGAACTTCGTCATTATGCAGGGACGCCAGAAGCAATACTACAGCATCCAGAACTCATGCAGATTCTATTGCCTACGCTTCGAGCAGACTTTAAGCTACTAGAAACATACGAGTACCACCCTCAAGCTCCTCTTCCCTTTCCCATTACTGCACTAGGCAGCTTCGCCGATTCGGTTGCACCTCCTGCAACGCTGGAGGATTGGCAGATTGAAACCAGCGAACAATTCAACCTCCGCATGTTTCCTGGCGACCACTTTTTCCTACAGGGAGCTGAACCACCGCTTGCTGAACTTTGTGCCCAAGCCCTGTGCCCCGAGGGTCTGAAACATTAG
- a CDS encoding MbtH family protein, with product MYSEEANETQRYKVVINHEEQYSIWPEERENALGWKDAGFSGNKQACLDHIEKTWTDMRPLSLRKKMKAQTSERSIQ from the coding sequence ATGTATTCAGAGGAAGCCAACGAGACTCAACGCTATAAGGTTGTCATTAACCATGAAGAACAATATTCAATTTGGCCCGAAGAGCGAGAAAACGCTCTGGGCTGGAAAGATGCAGGCTTCAGCGGCAATAAACAAGCCTGTCTCGACCATATCGAAAAAACCTGGACCGATATGCGCCCTTTGAGCCTGCGGAAAAAAATGAAAGCTCAGACCTCTGAGCGATCTATTCAGTAG
- a CDS encoding non-ribosomal peptide synthetase: protein MSQQIAGFRLSPQQQHYLSLRQANPQFPHWSHCVLLCQGELKTQQLVKALNALVERHEILHTSFQSLDGMNVPLMVIEEVTPLPLKHWQAKGVSTDRTELHQFLKTWPSALPDLSSGACLQAILLPYHEQAFLVLALPALCTDAATWQQLSQELADLYGCEQLTLATEPMQYADLAEWQNELLESEETAAGRQYWERQSPAKSLKLPFAIQPSREVGFTPQCISRTLAPHIVAKVTQFVQNQGISTRSIYLATFQLLISRLTDAADFKLALILDGRKYAELEEVAGLIAKALPVQINLTAGQSFTHVLKDVESRTQELKQYQEYFSPGDSLPRISFEYTQWPTEIKTSELSLQPLLQASYLHPFELQLHCIQQGEALYLEWHNDLQQFTEQGIEQIAVLFEALLDVAIATPNQAVEHLTLPGLIPKHSSQTSPAPFPTVHDWFASQAALTPNQTALVDVAQQLTYQQLDERSNQLAHYLQSLGIGPEHRVIVYGDRNADLIIAIFSILKAGAAYVPVDAGVPAVALQQRIEIVEPTLILTLEQFCDGLRPVVDHRIPPNTPVFYLDQDIASLAEQPTTPPNTSATAENLAYIMFTSGSTGQPKGVGVEHRQLTNYIHGISERINSPKAGHWGLASTLAADLGHTILFPCLCHGHSLHILAPERCLDAVTFAEDIQDIDVLKIVPAHLRSLLAGSQPVLPHQQIILGGEALNWRLVDQIHALSPNCQILNHYGPTETTVGVLTHIEDDHPRDTLTMPLGRPLANTQAYVLDQELQPLPPGIAGTLYIGGQGVTRGYWQQPQLTATAFIPDPFSEQPGARLYCTGDRARYSYDGSIEFLGRQDLQVKVRGFRVEVAEIEAVLLNHEQIQEAAVVLTAHEQGHTQLVAYVVPQVWPGATSANLRLYLQNQLPEQMIPTQIAVVRTLPKLANGKCDRNTLATQPIASETQEFTAPRTKEEQTLAQLWSQVLGQDSISIHDNFFELGGDSILCIQMVGRATQLGLRFTPKQLFENPTIAELATVVETTVEITAEQGLVTGAVPFTPIQHWFLAQQNPDLHHWNQATFLQSDQPLVIQHLETSLDTVLTHHDGLRASYTLTSEGWQQEIRAASLKPILSVVELPDLPPEEHGPTLSDQASKIQASLDITKGPLIRAVLFKLGPQYPEYLLLVCHHLIIDGVSWRIFLEDLLRLYQQLQQGQPISLPPKTTSFQTWATRLQDYAQSSALRQELGYWLNPLPSPPLSQDFDQVDTDLSHQCTQACSLSAELTQALLNKAPATYQTQINDLLLTALVLTLGQWTGHSHLRLDLEGHGRQDIFSDLDVSRTIGWFTTLYPITFSLNTPDDLGASIQEVRTTLRQLPQQGLGFGLLRYLCADAQIHRQFQALPPAQVRFNYLGQTDPLLSETDTLAAAPFLPGRGHASSSRRMYLLDISGIVQSGQLMLQWRYSDRLYCSHTVERLAQNYLQQLETLIVHCQSPEATLDLLTPQLS from the coding sequence ATGTCTCAACAAATCGCAGGCTTTAGACTCTCGCCACAGCAGCAGCATTATCTATCACTGCGCCAAGCAAACCCCCAGTTCCCGCACTGGAGTCATTGTGTCCTGCTTTGCCAAGGTGAACTTAAAACGCAGCAGCTTGTCAAAGCACTCAATGCCCTCGTGGAACGCCACGAAATTCTGCACACCAGCTTTCAATCTTTGGACGGCATGAACGTCCCGCTAATGGTGATCGAAGAAGTCACCCCACTGCCCCTAAAGCATTGGCAAGCGAAGGGCGTCTCCACCGATCGCACAGAACTGCATCAATTTTTAAAGACTTGGCCCTCTGCTCTACCCGATCTCTCTTCAGGAGCCTGTTTGCAAGCCATATTGCTTCCCTACCACGAGCAAGCCTTCTTAGTGTTAGCACTCCCCGCACTGTGTACAGATGCCGCAACTTGGCAACAGCTCAGCCAAGAATTAGCCGATCTCTATGGCTGTGAGCAATTGACTCTAGCCACCGAACCCATGCAGTATGCAGACCTCGCGGAATGGCAAAACGAGTTACTAGAATCAGAAGAGACTGCTGCAGGCCGTCAGTATTGGGAGAGGCAATCCCCGGCTAAGAGTCTTAAATTACCCTTCGCCATCCAGCCATCCAGAGAAGTGGGGTTTACCCCTCAATGCATTTCGCGTACCTTAGCCCCGCATATCGTAGCTAAGGTCACTCAGTTCGTCCAGAATCAAGGAATTTCTACTCGGAGCATCTACCTTGCCACCTTTCAGCTCTTGATCTCGCGGTTAACCGATGCCGCCGACTTCAAACTAGCCCTTATCTTAGATGGGCGGAAGTACGCAGAACTAGAAGAAGTTGCAGGTTTGATTGCCAAAGCGTTACCTGTGCAGATCAATCTCACCGCCGGACAGTCTTTTACTCATGTGCTTAAGGATGTTGAAAGCCGCACTCAAGAACTAAAGCAGTACCAAGAATATTTCAGTCCTGGTGATTCTCTACCTCGCATCAGTTTTGAGTACACGCAATGGCCCACTGAAATCAAGACCTCTGAGCTATCGTTGCAGCCGCTCTTGCAGGCCAGCTACCTCCATCCCTTTGAGCTTCAGCTTCACTGTATTCAGCAGGGTGAGGCTCTGTATCTAGAATGGCATAACGATTTGCAGCAGTTCACAGAGCAAGGCATTGAGCAAATTGCCGTCTTGTTTGAGGCGCTTCTAGACGTTGCGATCGCAACACCTAATCAAGCCGTGGAACATTTGACCTTACCAGGTCTAATCCCGAAGCATTCATCCCAGACATCACCTGCACCTTTTCCAACGGTCCATGACTGGTTTGCATCCCAGGCTGCATTGACCCCCAATCAAACTGCGCTTGTCGATGTTGCCCAGCAGTTGACCTATCAGCAACTCGACGAACGATCGAACCAGCTCGCCCACTATTTGCAAAGTCTTGGGATTGGCCCTGAACATCGGGTGATCGTGTATGGCGATCGCAACGCGGATCTAATCATCGCCATCTTCAGCATCTTAAAAGCAGGAGCGGCCTATGTCCCTGTCGATGCTGGGGTTCCGGCAGTGGCCCTTCAGCAGCGCATTGAGATTGTGGAGCCGACATTGATTCTGACGCTGGAACAGTTTTGCGATGGCCTAAGGCCGGTGGTCGACCATCGCATCCCCCCAAACACACCCGTTTTCTATCTTGATCAAGATATTGCCTCCCTGGCAGAGCAACCCACCACACCTCCAAACACCAGCGCAACAGCAGAGAATCTGGCCTACATCATGTTCACCTCCGGTTCCACGGGGCAACCCAAGGGCGTCGGCGTTGAACATCGCCAGCTCACAAATTACATCCACGGTATTTCTGAACGCATCAACAGTCCCAAGGCCGGACATTGGGGATTAGCTTCTACCTTAGCCGCTGACTTAGGCCATACCATCTTGTTTCCCTGCCTTTGCCACGGTCACAGCCTGCATATTCTGGCCCCCGAACGCTGCTTAGATGCCGTGACCTTTGCCGAAGATATCCAGGACATTGACGTTTTGAAAATTGTCCCTGCTCATCTAAGGAGTCTCTTGGCCGGATCACAGCCCGTTCTCCCCCATCAGCAAATCATTTTAGGCGGCGAAGCTCTGAACTGGCGTCTGGTGGATCAGATTCATGCGCTGTCACCGAACTGCCAGATTCTCAATCACTACGGCCCCACTGAAACCACCGTCGGCGTTCTCACCCACATTGAAGACGATCACCCCCGTGATACTTTGACGATGCCGTTGGGGCGTCCCCTCGCCAACACCCAAGCCTACGTCTTAGATCAAGAACTCCAGCCGCTCCCTCCGGGCATTGCTGGAACGCTTTATATCGGCGGGCAAGGCGTAACCCGAGGCTATTGGCAGCAGCCTCAACTGACCGCCACAGCATTTATCCCTGATCCTTTTAGTGAGCAACCGGGGGCAAGGCTCTACTGCACTGGCGACCGCGCTCGCTACAGCTACGACGGCTCCATCGAATTTTTGGGGCGACAGGATCTGCAGGTCAAGGTTCGGGGCTTTCGGGTGGAGGTCGCTGAGATTGAAGCGGTGCTGCTCAATCATGAACAGATTCAAGAGGCCGCAGTGGTTTTAACCGCCCATGAACAGGGCCATACTCAGTTAGTGGCCTACGTCGTTCCGCAGGTTTGGCCGGGGGCAACCAGTGCAAATCTGAGACTCTATCTACAGAATCAGCTCCCGGAGCAGATGATACCAACGCAGATAGCCGTCGTCAGAACGCTGCCGAAATTGGCGAATGGAAAGTGCGATCGCAACACCCTAGCAACTCAACCCATCGCCTCCGAAACGCAAGAGTTCACAGCTCCCCGTACCAAAGAAGAACAAACCCTCGCGCAGTTGTGGAGCCAGGTCTTAGGGCAAGACTCGATCAGCATTCACGATAACTTCTTTGAGCTTGGCGGAGACTCCATCCTCTGCATACAAATGGTAGGCCGCGCCACCCAACTGGGCCTGAGGTTTACCCCCAAGCAGCTCTTTGAAAATCCCACCATTGCTGAATTAGCAACGGTCGTAGAGACCACCGTTGAGATTACCGCCGAGCAGGGACTTGTGACAGGAGCCGTTCCCTTTACCCCCATTCAGCATTGGTTCTTGGCCCAACAGAACCCCGATCTGCACCATTGGAACCAGGCCACTTTCTTACAGAGTGATCAGCCGTTAGTCATTCAACATCTAGAGACCTCACTCGATACAGTCCTGACGCACCATGATGGGTTACGAGCCAGCTATACGCTGACCAGTGAAGGGTGGCAACAGGAGATCAGAGCAGCGTCTCTTAAGCCAATTTTGTCGGTGGTGGAACTCCCTGACTTACCCCCAGAAGAGCACGGCCCCACCTTGAGCGATCAGGCCAGCAAAATCCAGGCTAGTCTTGACATCACCAAAGGGCCATTAATTCGAGCGGTCCTGTTCAAGCTTGGCCCTCAATACCCAGAGTATTTGCTTTTGGTTTGCCATCACCTGATTATTGATGGGGTCTCTTGGCGCATTTTTCTAGAGGATTTACTCCGCCTCTATCAACAGCTTCAGCAAGGGCAGCCGATTAGTCTGCCGCCAAAAACCACGTCATTCCAGACCTGGGCCACTCGCCTTCAGGACTATGCACAATCTTCAGCGCTACGGCAGGAACTCGGTTATTGGCTAAACCCACTCCCTTCTCCTCCACTATCTCAGGATTTTGACCAGGTAGATACCGATTTATCTCATCAATGCACCCAAGCGTGTTCTCTCTCAGCAGAATTGACCCAAGCCCTACTCAATAAGGCACCGGCAACCTATCAAACTCAGATTAACGACTTACTCCTAACGGCGCTGGTGCTGACCCTTGGGCAATGGACGGGCCACTCTCACCTCCGCCTAGATTTAGAAGGACATGGTCGTCAAGATATATTCTCTGATTTGGATGTCTCTCGAACGATAGGTTGGTTCACGACGCTTTACCCAATCACCTTCAGTCTCAATACACCTGATGATTTAGGAGCCTCCATCCAAGAGGTAAGAACAACGCTCAGGCAATTGCCACAGCAGGGACTGGGGTTTGGGCTGCTGCGCTATCTCTGTGCAGATGCCCAAATCCATCGGCAGTTTCAAGCTCTGCCCCCTGCACAAGTTCGATTCAACTATCTCGGACAAACGGATCCTCTTCTCTCTGAAACCGATACATTGGCAGCCGCTCCCTTCCTCCCTGGGCGAGGTCATGCGTCGTCGAGTCGGCGCATGTATCTCCTTGATATCAGCGGCATTGTTCAATCGGGTCAGCTCATGTTGCAATGGCGCTACAGCGACCGGCTTTATTGTAGTCATACCGTTGAGAGGCTAGCTCAAAATTATCTTCAGCAATTGGAAACGTTAATTGTGCATTGCCAGTCGCCTGAGGCAACTCTCGATCTGCTAACGCCTCAGTTGTCCTAA